A window of Longimicrobiaceae bacterium genomic DNA:
GCATCCCGCCTGTGCTCCGTACCAGCCTTGCCTCCTCTGTTACGCCTCCCGCGGAGCCGCCGCTGCGTGCCCTCTCCACGGCCAATCCTGCCGTCGACTCGGTGCCGCCTCCGAAGGCCCCCTTCTTCAACAGCCTTCTAATCAATCCGCATGTCTTCCACGAAGCGGGAGTGCACCGTAAACCGACCCGGCTCCAGACCGAGTTCAGTTTCGGTGATCCGCATGAGAACTGCTTCCAACTCGGATCGATTCCAAGGTTCCGGATGGAAGCGGCGCGGGTTCAGCATGGCGATCTCCGCGGCGGCCTCGCCCAAAGTCTCCACGCCACCAAACCAGCCCAAGAGTCGGTTCTGGCGCTTGAGCTTCGGCCAGTTTTCGCAGTCCAGCCTCCGCTGCATGTCAGCCCACTGCTCGGAAGCGTCCGGCCCAAAGAGTTCCACGATGAGAGTGCGGGGCGAAACGGTGTTGCGCGAGTGCGGCTGACGGGTGACCATGTAGTTCCGAAACTGATAGAAGGCACGAGCGGACAAACAGGCGAACCGGCTGTCGTGGCTCTCCCCAAGGCGAGGGAGTAAGAAGTCTACCACGTCCTGGGGAGTCCGCATGCGGGCCGCCTCCTCATCGGAGATGTCGACCCTGAACGCGGACTCGTACGTCATCACCAGCTCGACGGCATCCAGACCCATGGAAGGCTCCCGTATCTCAGGTAGTCACGATACGAGCCGCAGACCAGCGCGCCTAACGCCCTCAAGTTCAGGTGCGTGCGGCCAAACTGCAATTCCGGGACACTGTGACTGGCGGTGCGCTCACCAGGCGTGAAAGTATCGCCGGCCGCACGTCTCCTGCAACGCAATCGTTAGGCGGGACGGCGCCGAGGATGCGGCCGTGACTGGGGGCCGTCAACCGGCCGCGCGGCGCCGGAGCTGAAGGGAGCACGCGTGCCCGGGAGCGCCCCGGAGGACGTGCTTTGCTCCAGAGCCGTGGCGGACGCGGGCGATTGTCGCCCAGCGGCCGAGAACGACGATGCTGACGACCCATTGCCGACCGCACGCAAATGGCTGCGGAAACGCGCGCGCGAGAAGCTCACCCGGCGCTCCCGGGTGCGCGGCTGGATGCCGGATCCGGCGCCGCCTAACGCCCCAGTTCAGCTGCGTGGCCGCCGACCGCGGGCGAGACGGCTTCCGCTCCGCTCAATGGTGAGGGAGAGCGGATCACCGTCATGCGTGACGGGCCACGTCTGCTGCAACGACTCGTTGGGCGGCTGGCTCATGGCAGCTAGTGGTCTGAGTTGTAAGTCACGTATCAGTATGGCCTGGGTGGTGCGAGGGCGAGCATGGTCCCATACTGGAGGGAGCCATGCCTCGAGGACCTCGCCCCACCCCGCTCTCTCTCTCGGAGTCTGACCGAGAGGCACTTCTCCGCCTTGCGCGTCGCCCCAAGACGGCGCAGGCGCTCGCCCTTCGTGCCCGCATCGTGCTCGCGTGCGCGGAGCATCCCGACGCCTCCCATGGCCAGATCGCGCGTGAACTGGGGGTGCACCGAGCCACGGTGGGCGTCTGGCGCAAGCGCTTCGCCGAGCGCGGGCTGGAGGGCCTGCTGGACGAGCCGCGCCCCGGAGCTCCGCGCACGATCACGGACGAAGACGTCGAGCGCGTGCTGACGCTGACGCTGGAGAGCCAGCCCACGGATGCGACGCACTGGAGTACGCGGGGCATGGCGCGGGCATCGGGCATGAGCCAGACGGCGATCAGCCGCATCTGGCGAGCCTTCGGGCTGCAGCCGCATCGCAGCGAGACGTTCAAGCTCTCCAAGGACCCGCTTTTCATCGAGAAGGTCCGCGACATCGTCGGGCTCTACCTCGCTCCGCCGGATCGGGCACTGGTGCTCTGCCTCGACGAGAAGCCGCAGATCCAAGCGCTGGAGCCGACAGCTCCGGTGCTGCCGATGCAGCCTGGACAGGTGGAGCGGAAGACGCACGACTACATCCGCCACGGTACGCTCGACCTCTTCGCAGCGCTGGACGTCAAGGCGGGCACTGTGATCGCAGAGTGCCAGCCGAGGCACAGGAGCGTGGAGTTCCGGCACTTCCTGGACAGCATCGACCAGAACGTCCCGTCGGAACTGGAGGTGCACCTGGTCCTGGATAACTCCTCGATCCATAAGACCGCGCTCATTCGGGACTGGCTGGTCAAGCGCCCACGCTACCACATCCACTTCACTCCGACCACCGCATCCTGGCTCAACCTGGTCGAAGTCTGGTTCGCACTCCTGACTTCCAAGCAGCTCAAGCGTGGGGTTCACCCCAGCATCGACGCCCTGGAGCAGGCGATTCATCGGTACGTGGGTGCCACGAACGAACACCCCAAGCCTTTCGTCTGGACCAGGACCGCTGACGAGATTCTGCAGAGCGTCGCACGCTTCTGCCAGAGGATCTCTAACTCAGACCACTAGAAGACGAATGGCAGTACGCCTGTCAGGATAATGAACACCACCCAAAACGCGCGGGTTGAGAGACTTACATAGCGCGCCCGATTTCGGTTGAGGTGATGCTCCCACCCCAGTTGCTCCGGACGACTGTCTGCGACTTGTTCCTCAATCACGGCGAGATACTCCCCGATTACCTTTACCTGATTCCTCAGGTCGAGGTTTCGTAGAAGACCGAGTACGGCTATTCCCACCGGCACGAACCAAAGTGCGGACAGCCGGGGTGGGGCGTCCTGAAGGCCGTTGAGCCAGGCGTAGTACGCCGCTGCGGCGCCCACAGCATACACCTGCGTTGCCCTTGCTGCTTCCAGCTTCGCAAGCAGCTCAGTCCGAAGCGATCGGTACTCCTCGAGAGTGAATGCTGTCGGTTCTGGCATCCGGTTGCCGTCGAGAGAGAATGCGTGTCTGGCCGCCTAACGCCCTCAAGCTCAGGCGCGGGCAGCCGAATGTGAACTTACGCCGAAGTGCGACTGGCGTTCAAGGCACCAGCCGGTACCAGGGTCGCCGGCTGCACGTCTCCTGCAGCGCATTCGTTAGGCAGCAGGAGGATCGGACTGAAACGGAGTTCGACTTGGACACCAGCACCGGACCTGCTGGCGATACCGCTCGTACTCAGCCCCGAAGTGAGTCGAAAGATCCTCCTCCTCCACGGGGCGCGCGACATACTGCCAGATGAAGGTACCCAGGAGCACATATCCGAGGACCAGAGCCGAACCCGTATAGAGGCTGACGCTCACACCCTGCCCGAGGCCAGCAATCGCCATCGGGTTGCGCACGAATGCATAAGGGCCGCGAACGACCAGTGCCCGGGGACTGTCCAGGGGAAGAGGGGTGCCCTGCCCGAATCGTGACATGGTATAGCCGCTCCACAGCCCCACCGCACTGAATGCTAGGAAAAGAGCAGCCGCAGTAGCCTTCTG
This region includes:
- a CDS encoding IS630 family transposase; this encodes MPRGPRPTPLSLSESDREALLRLARRPKTAQALALRARIVLACAEHPDASHGQIARELGVHRATVGVWRKRFAERGLEGLLDEPRPGAPRTITDEDVERVLTLTLESQPTDATHWSTRGMARASGMSQTAISRIWRAFGLQPHRSETFKLSKDPLFIEKVRDIVGLYLAPPDRALVLCLDEKPQIQALEPTAPVLPMQPGQVERKTHDYIRHGTLDLFAALDVKAGTVIAECQPRHRSVEFRHFLDSIDQNVPSELEVHLVLDNSSIHKTALIRDWLVKRPRYHIHFTPTTASWLNLVEVWFALLTSKQLKRGVHPSIDALEQAIHRYVGATNEHPKPFVWTRTADEILQSVARFCQRISNSDH